One Pseudomonas syringae CC1557 genomic window, AGCAACATCAGGATCAGCGGTTCGTCTTCGACGATTAGTACGACGTTTTCTGCATCAGCGCTCATTGAACTGCCTTTGATCTTATAAATGGCTGCCATTACGACCACGACAGCCATGGGAGGTTGCGCGCATATCCGATTAAACTTGATCGCCAGTGGCTATCAGTTGCAGCAATGCCTTAGAGCGGCAGACAAATCCGGAAGGTAGAACCCACGCCCTCCTCGCTTTCGACCTCGATACGACCACCATGGGCCATCACGATCTGCTCTGAAATAAACAACCCCAGCCCCAGGCCGGCGACCGCATGGTTGGTCGTGACACGTTCGAATTGCTGAAAGATACGCTTCTGGTTTTCAGGCGTGATGCCGATGCCCTGATCCGTGACTTCGATATACGCGTGACCTTCCTTGCCGAACACACGCACCTCGACTGGCTTGCGTGCCCCGTAACGCAGCGCGTTGGTCAGCAGGTTGGCCACCACCTGCTCGATGCGGAACTCGTCCCAGACGCCAATCACCGGTTCCTCGGCGCACAGCGTGATGCTGGAGTTGGCGGCGGCAATCTGCGCAGCGAAGCTTTCCAGCAACTGGGTGACCAGCTCGCTCAAGTCAAACGGGCTGGGTCTGATCGACAACTTACCCGTGCGAATTCTCGACACATCAAGCATGTCTTCGATCAGCCGGATCAGACTCTGAATCTGCCGCTCGTCGCGGTCCACCATGGCGCGAAGCTTTTCCATGGTGAACGCCGCAGCGTTGTCCTTGGCCAGGTGCAATTTGCGCAACTGGGTTTCCAGAATCAGACCGTTGAGCGGCGTGCGCACTTCATGGGAAACGATCGACATGAAGTCATCGCGCATTCGGACAGCATGCTCAAGCTCGCTCTGCGTGGATTGCAGGCGCTTGAGCAGCAGCTCTTGCTCCTGACGACTGCGCTCCAATTCTTCAACCTGGATTTTCATCGCCTTGCGTTGCCGATACAGGTCGACGAAGACATTGACCTTGCTCTTCACCGCATGAATATCCAGCGGCTTGTGCAGAAAATCCACCGCACCGCTTTCATAGCCCTTGAAGGCGTAGTTCAGCTCTCGACCGGCAGCACTGACAAACACAATCGGGATGTTCTTGGTCTTTTCCGTGCTGCGCATCATTTCTGCCAGCTCGAACCCGTTCATGCCCGGCATCTGCACGTCGAGAATGGCCAGGGCGAATTCATGCTGCAGCAGCAGTGACAGCGCCTCGTCAGCGGACAGGGCCTTGAATACGATGCGGTCTTCACGCTTGATCAATGCATCGAGCGCCAGCAGATTTTCCGGCAGGTCATCGACGATGAGCAGCTTGGCCTGAATTTCACTTAACATGCGGTTCGTTCCAGCTCGACCAGCAATCGGCCAATATCATTCAGAGAAAGAAGGTAATCAGGCGATTGCAGCGCCAGAGCGGCCTCGGGCATGGTCGAGGCCTGGGCTTGCAAAGGGTTCTGTACCACCGTGAAACCACCGTTTTTCCTGACCTGCAGCAAACCTCGTGCGCCGTCGTTATTAGCGCCGGTCAGCAGCACGCCAGCCAGCCGCGAGCCGTAAGCGTCCGCAGCCGAATCGAACAGAATGTCTATGCTCGGCCGCGAATAAAACACTCGCTCCTCCTGGCTCAGCGACAGACTTCGGTCAGACTCCACCGAGAGGTGATAGCCCGCCGGGGCGAAATAGAGTGTACCGGGCACGATATCCTCCTTGTCATCGGCTTCCTTGACGGGTATCGGCAAGCGATTCTGGAACACCTGCGCCAGTTGGCTGCGTCGATCATCCGGCAAATGCAGCACCGTCAATATAGGCAAGCTGAAACCGGGTCGCAGCGTGCTGAATATTCTCAGCAACGCCTCGACGCCGCCAGCCGATGCGCCCACGACAATAGCATCGACATCGGGTAAGGCGTCACCGATCGAGTCGGCACTGAAATCGGTTTTCATAGTTTGCGATAGATCCGCTCAGGCTTGATCAGCGTCTCGAAGGCGTCCCCGTAGGCGGAAAACTCGAGCGTCTCTTTACTGCCCAGCGCCAGAAAGCCACGATGACTCAGCGACTCGTGAAACAAACCAAATGCGCGATCTTGCAACTTCTTATTGAAGTAAATCAATACGTTACGGCAAGAAATAAATTGCGTCTCGGAAAATACACTGTCCGTCGCCAGACTGTGATCAGCAAAGGTCACATTCTCGCGAAGCGTTTTGTCGAAAATCGCGTAATCGTAAGCCGAGGTGTAGTAATCGGTGAAATTGCGCTGACCGCCGGAGTTCCGATAGTTCTCGGTGTAGGCCCGCAGGTTCTCCATGGAGAAAATACCCTGTTTGGCCTTCTCCAGCGAATAGGGGTTGATGTCGGTTGCGTAGATGATGGTCTTGTCGAGCAGACCTTCTTCGCGCAGGAGAATGGCCATGGAATAGACTTCCTCCCCTGTGCTGCAACCGGCAATCCAGACCTTGATGGACGGATAAGTGCGCAGCAACGGCACGACCTCTGTGCGAATCGCCAGAAAGTGCGCGGGATCGCGAAACATCTCGCTCACCGGAATGGTAAGAATCTGCAACAGCTGCATGAACGCCGCAGGATCGTGGAGCACCCGTTCCTGCAGTGCAGAAATGGTACTGCATTCGAACTGGCGCAGGGCATGCGTCACACGCCGTTTGACGGACGCGCCAGAATAATCGCGAAAGTCATAGCTGTACTTGAGGTAGATCGCCTCTATCAGCAGCTTGAGTTCGATGTCGACACTTCGATCAAGCGGCATAATGAAATCCCGCACTGGCACGGACGCGGCGCGGCAGGGCTGCACTCATTCAGATACGCTCCATTTTCGGCAGCCAGACTCGAATCAGCGAAAACAGGCGGTCCAGATCGATAGGCTTGGCCAGATAATCATTGGAACCGGCCTGCAGGCAACGCTCCTGATCATCTTTCATGGCTTTGG contains:
- a CDS encoding hybrid sensor histidine kinase/response regulator; amino-acid sequence: MLSEIQAKLLIVDDLPENLLALDALIKREDRIVFKALSADEALSLLLQHEFALAILDVQMPGMNGFELAEMMRSTEKTKNIPIVFVSAAGRELNYAFKGYESGAVDFLHKPLDIHAVKSKVNVFVDLYRQRKAMKIQVEELERSRQEQELLLKRLQSTQSELEHAVRMRDDFMSIVSHEVRTPLNGLILETQLRKLHLAKDNAAAFTMEKLRAMVDRDERQIQSLIRLIEDMLDVSRIRTGKLSIRPSPFDLSELVTQLLESFAAQIAAANSSITLCAEEPVIGVWDEFRIEQVVANLLTNALRYGARKPVEVRVFGKEGHAYIEVTDQGIGITPENQKRIFQQFERVTTNHAVAGLGLGLFISEQIVMAHGGRIEVESEEGVGSTFRICLPL
- a CDS encoding chemotaxis protein CheB, whose product is MKTDFSADSIGDALPDVDAIVVGASAGGVEALLRIFSTLRPGFSLPILTVLHLPDDRRSQLAQVFQNRLPIPVKEADDKEDIVPGTLYFAPAGYHLSVESDRSLSLSQEERVFYSRPSIDILFDSAADAYGSRLAGVLLTGANNDGARGLLQVRKNGGFTVVQNPLQAQASTMPEAALALQSPDYLLSLNDIGRLLVELERTAC
- a CDS encoding CheR family methyltransferase, translating into MPLDRSVDIELKLLIEAIYLKYSYDFRDYSGASVKRRVTHALRQFECSTISALQERVLHDPAAFMQLLQILTIPVSEMFRDPAHFLAIRTEVVPLLRTYPSIKVWIAGCSTGEEVYSMAILLREEGLLDKTIIYATDINPYSLEKAKQGIFSMENLRAYTENYRNSGGQRNFTDYYTSAYDYAIFDKTLRENVTFADHSLATDSVFSETQFISCRNVLIYFNKKLQDRAFGLFHESLSHRGFLALGSKETLEFSAYGDAFETLIKPERIYRKL